The following coding sequences are from one Syngnathus acus chromosome 14, fSynAcu1.2, whole genome shotgun sequence window:
- the rom1a gene encoding rod outer segment membrane protein 1a: MVVMKMKFPFEKRVKLAQGLWLLSWCATVAGAVTFALGCVLKTELRRRAEVMDNADIHIVPNTLMIVGLASLGINYFASKICQDALDAGRFPRWKTFLKPYFAVSCFFTVLMLLAIIMSYAMKGNLESSLKVGLRNGIRFYKDTDTPGRCFQKQNIDRLQMDFQCCGNNDHRDWFEVQWISNRYLDFNSNEVKVRVKSNVDGRYLVDGVPFSCCNPSSPRPCIQYHLTNNSAHYNYEYETEELNIYLRGCREALLNYFMGLMNTIGAGVLSVFLLQGSVLVSLRFLQTSMEAVAGEENTEIETEGYLLEKGVKDTFMEYFDPVLKFLLLKNQVQEGTPEGTVTA; this comes from the exons ATGGTGGTGATGAAGATGAAGTTCCCCTTTGAGAAAAGGGTGAAGCTTGCCCAGGGATTGTGGCTCCTGTCCTGGTGTGCCACAGTAGCCGGGGCGGTCACGTTCGCCCTCGGGTGCGTTCTCAAGACAGAGCTACGAAGGAGGGCAGAG GTCATGGATAATGCCGACATACATATCGTGCCCAACACCCTCATGATAGTTGGTCTGGCCTCCTTGGGCATCAACTACTTTGCATCGAAGATCTGCCAGGATGCCTTGGATGCTGGCAGATTTCCTCGCTGGAAGACCTTTTTGAAGCCCTACTTTGCCGTTTCTTGTTTCTTCACTGTGCTCATGCTGCTAGCGATCATCATGAGCTATGCCATGAAGGGCAATCTGGAGTCTTCTCTGAAGGTCGGCCTGAGAAACGGCATCCGCTTTTATAAAGACACAGACACCCCCGGACGTTGTTTCCAGAAGCAGAACATCGATCGCTTGCAGATGGACTTTCAATGTTGCGGAAATAACGATCATAGGGATTGGTTTGAGGTTCAGTGGATCAGCAATCGCTACCTTGATTTCAACTCCAACGAAGTAAAAGT CCGCGTCAAGAGCAACGTCGACGGCCGATACTTGGTAGACGGAGTCCCGTTCAGTTGCTGTAATCCTAGTTCTCCTCGACCATGCATCCAATATCATCTTACCAACAATTCAGCTCATTATAATTACGAGTACGAGACAGAGGAGCTCAACATCTACCTGCGAGGCTGCAGGGAGGCCCTGCTCAACTACTTCATGGGTCTGATGAACACCATTGGGGCTGGAGTCCTCTCAGTCTTCCTCTTACAG GGTTCCGTGCTGGTGAGTTTGCGCTTCCTGCAGACCTCCATGGAGGCAGTAGCAGGGGAGGAGAACACGGAGATTGAGACAGAAGGATACTTACTGGAGAAGGGAGTGAAAGATACCTTCATGGAGTACTTTGACCCTGTGCTCAAGTTCCTGTTGCTTAAAAACCAGGTACAGGAAGGCACTCCTGAAGGCACAGTAACCGCCTAA